The proteins below are encoded in one region of Neofelis nebulosa isolate mNeoNeb1 chromosome 17, mNeoNeb1.pri, whole genome shotgun sequence:
- the MPHOSPH6 gene encoding M-phase phosphoprotein 6 produces MAAERKTKLSKNLLRMKFMQRGLDSETKRQLEEEEKKIISEEHWYLDLPELKEKECFIIEEQSFLLCEDLLYGRMSFRGFNPEVEKLMLQMNSKNKTEEVEGETVELDVSDEEMARRYETLVGTIGKKFAKKRDRVNYEEDENGHVKPTVKVKKMFLKPQD; encoded by the exons ATGGCGGCGGAGCGCAAGACGAAGTTGTCCAAGAACCTGCTGCGCATGAAG ttCATGCAAAGGGGACTGGACTCAGAGACCAAGAGACaactagaagaggaagaaaagaaaatcattagtGAAGAGCACTGGTACTTGGATTTGCCAGAGCTTAAAGAAAAGGA GTGTTTCATAATAGAAGAGCAGAGCTTCTTGTTATGTGAAGACCTTCTCTATGGAAGAATGTCATTCAGAGGATTTAATCCTGAGGTTGAG aaattaatgCTTCAGATGAACTCcaagaacaaaacagaggaagTTGAAGGTGAAACAGTGGAGCTCGATGTATCAGATGAAGAAATGGCTAGAAG ATATGAGACCTTGGTGGGGACAATTGGAAAAAAGTTTGCCAAGAAAAGAGACCGGGTCAACTATGAAGAAGATGAAAATGGACACGTAAAACCAACAGTTAAAGTAAAGAAGATGTTCTTAAAGCCCCAGGATTGA